A region from the Patagioenas fasciata isolate bPatFas1 chromosome 27, bPatFas1.hap1, whole genome shotgun sequence genome encodes:
- the MICOS13 gene encoding MICOS complex subunit MIC13 produces the protein MAMPPRPRGSALRAPARLPWQPPSRAAIGGAAARPRPRDRLPKAPAAAMAARLFPAVKFVIKGSVAGAAVFVVYEQGLLGSGAQGAEALRKARAALPPAIHEWTSYVGWELPPTPKLDFSPSDSWNKGVQTVMSALSAAPSRACEYTAEGWKYMKDLVK, from the exons ATGGCCATGCCCCCGCGCCCCCGAGGCTCCGCCCTCCGAGCCCCCGCCCGGCTGCCATGGCAACCACCGAGCCGGGCTGCGATAGGTGGAGCCGCCGCGCGGCCCCGGCCACGTGACCGGCTCCCGAAGGCCCCCGCGGCAGCCATGGCCGCCCGGCTGTTCCCCGCCGTCAA GTTTGTCATCAAGGGCAGCGTGGCTGGAGCCGCCGTGTTCGTGGTGTacgagcaggggctgctgggcagCGGCGCGCAGGGCGCTGAGGCCCTTCGGAAAGCTCGAGCGGCGCTGCCGCCGGCCATCCACGAGTGGACAAGTTACGTAGGCTGGGAG cTCCCACCCACTCCAAAATTGGACTTTTCCCCCTCTGATTCCTGGAACAAAG GAGTGCAGACAGTCATGTCCGCCCTGTCTGCGGCTCCCAGCAGGGCCTGTGAATACACCGCGGAAGGCTGGAAATACATGAAGGATCTCGTCAAGTGA